ttaaaaacatttccacAATAAAAAGTTAGGATTGCAACAAAATTACAATTGTGAAAACAAGCTTGTGGGTAAACATACACACAAATAATTgggtaactttttaaaatgcaggtcATAGTTAATCTTGGGAAACTATGAATAATTTAGACTGTGTTGCATGTTATATGATTGAAcaaggttgtttaagtgttCTTTTGAAGCTCTCAGTTTCTCTTTTCAAAAATGAATGGATAAATCCAAACATACATgatcaaatattattttaaataaatgtttccaGCATAACACAAGGACCCTGTTGTAATGGAACTACATGTGAAGCTAAGAATTCTAATTATAGATGTTCAGAAGAAACCCAATGTCAACTTGCTCAAGTTTGCAAATATCCTTTGTataaattctgtttaaataagagactacAAATGCCAGATTTGGCAAAACATCTCTTTGGTACACCATTAGTTGCACTTGGTTTTTGTTTGCTGGGGTTTCAGTGGCCGCTGATCTATATTGTTAATGTGCGATAACCACCACCCAATAATATTAGGTTAATGTGATGGTTTGGTTTGTTTCATTATTGCTTTCTTGAAGTAAAATCaacttttgtttgattttcttAACTACTTTCTGTTTACTTTGAGTAAAGCTGTTTGTCCGAATGCCACAGCAAAGAGAGAAGCTGAAATTTGCAATCATGGAACACAGATTTGTGTGCAAGGGGTTCGTTTCTAACATTACATTGCTATATATAAGTCCAATAAAActctttcattttattatttttcctcGTCCTAAGGTAACTTTCATCGGGGTAAAAACTTTCAGTGCAAGTACCTAACATAttgaacataaaaatatactttgcAGCACCATCATATAAATTACAAGAATATCATTGGCcaataataaatttgtttgttgcaGACATGTTCAGGTTCTATATGTGCAAAACATGGTCTGGAAAAGTGTGAATGCGAGATACCTCCAGGCTCGAAAAACCGAACCTTACTATGCCATACATGTTGCAAATTACCTGGTATGTCATCAACTAATCTTATTTCATTTATGAattgtagttttttaattttaatacatgTCAGTTGCACAAAATTGCAGGGGGTTGGAAACAAGTTTTTCATTACTTTACTGATTTGCAAAAAATTGgtagatttaaaaaactatatatattataccttATTTATAATCTTACAGTGTGTGATAAAATTATCAGTTTTGCCGTTTATAAGTTGcgttaaaactatatttttattcattacaaACCACAGGAAATAGTTCAACATGCAAGAGTACTGGTGAATATGCTCAATTCAACTACAGTGTAATTCATGTTTTACCGGGATCTGCCTGCGAAAATTACAATGGTATGGTTGATATTTGCTAGTTATTCAACTGGTGTGTTATGACACCAGTTTACTAGACCACATTAGCTTAGTGAGTGTATTTAGGTATATTGTAGAATCCaaagtttaatgtttgttatttgttgtAATATTTCTGTGATGAGATTTCTCAACAAACCTTATGCAGGTTACTGCGATGTGTTTTCTAAGTGTCGAAAAGTTGATGCGGATGGCCCACTCTCACGACTGAAGAAAGCTATTTTTAACCCAGCACTGTATAACACTATCAGGAACTGGATTGTGGTTTGTTAATTTCTTATCTGTATACTCttattatcattattattactgttattgttgtattggttagtaaataaaatatatttaccaggAATATTGGTGGGCAGTGATGTTGATGGGGTTGGCATTAGTATTACTGATGGCAggatttattaaactatgcaGTGTACATACCCCAAGTAACAACCCAAGGTTACCCAAGCATAAGCAACTACCAGGTATGATGTAACATTCCAATGTTGATTCATGCCACTCACACATATGCACGTAATAGGGGCTGGTACACTGCGTCGCCGACAGAACCAACGTCAGGTACAACAGAGGCGTCGCCGCCAGCAACAGCAAAGTTCTCGAGATAGTTACCCCATGACACACCATTAATCACCAACGACACATTTCTTTTATATTGTGCTGTACACATAATCTATCCAGTGTTCTCTAACATGCGAGAAcactgtgttttttatttatcctttaCTCTTATTATCAACAGGGCTTTAATACTTTTATTCTTTGCGGTCATAATTGGGGTGaagttaattttgttaaataatatgtaaaaaatgaaaaggaaTTAAAATGCTTGGAAGGGTAGTTGCTAAGTTCGTTTTATTATTCATTGTGGGTCGTACAAACTGAACATTCAAtgattatttctttattttcgcttattaaaatcatattctGTAGAAACTCCTTACGTAAGTGATCTTTTTACTGTGTACTGTTAAATTACGATActttttaaaagtgaaaccTTTATTAGCGTTTATGTAATGAAACGACAAAGAGTTATGGCCACCAACTTTAATGTTAGTTGTGGCTACAGTTTCCACGATgtttaatactttaaaatcgatgtaataaaacatttgtagtCGTTACATTGTTAAGCAGTGGTACAGCGTGAACAGCAGTGGTTCGGTATCGCGATACATTGATTTCAATAAAAGCACCAGGAGGACATTAATTCAAACGTATAAAACTGGTAATACCACCAATACAGAAAAGAAGAACCACGTGATTATGGTAGGGCGTTTATAAGTGTAGCGCTTGCCGGCATGTTCCATTAAGAAGCGGAACCTTGCTAATAATATGATTTGGGACTGTTTTATACTGTTATATACCTTGAAACAGACGATGCGGACTGAGGACTTCTCATGTGCTAGCGTGGCTCGGCACCTCAGCCACCAACCCTCAATTGGCTTAGTTGTAGAACAGGGCTTCCATTCGGAGTCAATTTAACTCTTTTTTGCATATCACATATATTTGGTCATAACTCGGAAAATATTacggtaaaatattttgaggCACCGTTAGAATGGTAtaaaccagagtccgtatataaacatggtatttctatggctctggtatAAACgatacaaattaaataaatgccaatatttttaattttaatccaTATTTTAGACAAATTAGCAACCACGCACAACGggcacattttttaaacttaaaaaggGACCCTCAAAGCATAAGCGTTGCTCAAAGTTTACCTCTTGTTTTCTAAATTGCGTTTTTATTGTGATTTGATTTTGTCAACACTTTTTCCTATAATTTGTCAAAATTACGGTTTAGTGTTGCTCTTAATTATAGTcagattttgtttcaattcaaACATTTGAGATATGATATTGAAACATAGATAAATTAGgtgttttttaagttaatcATCAACAATGGCGAATATGAATCTTAttggtcaaccaagtggtgACTTAACCTCCACCTCAGGCATGACGAATGACGGCCCAGTGCGTGTTCCTGAGGGCGATCTAACCACATCGTCCACAAGCAGTACTCTAATTCTGGAAGAGAGAAACCGCGAGAATGCAAGTATTTCAAATCATGCTGGGCCAATTACTTCTTCAACTGATCTGCGTAATCGTAGAGCAGGACCACAAGGGACCATTGTAGAACGACCATCTATTGTTCCCGAGCGACCATTGCATGACATGCATATCAATATCGTGGCATCTCAGGCTACAAAAAGACTTATTCAGGGAATGTTACAGCATATAAATTTGGAAGAATTTGAAAAGAGGGAAGTACAGGAAATACGAGATCGAAGGCAATCTTGTATGgagttgttaaaaatgtggAAAAGAAAAGGAAGAAATCAAAGAAGTGTAAAAGATTTAATGGATTTGGTTATTTCCGCAGATGAAACAAGTGAGCAGTTTCAAACTCTTGCTCGACAAGTTTGTGAGTCACCTCCATAATAACttgtattaattttgataTTCTAATGTGCTTTTATTCAATTGATTTCGTTTGCAATTATGTCATGTTTGGTCAACTTAACAGTTTAGGCATCATATTACTTATATATGCTTCCTATattcttttttgttaaacagttttatttgttgtttttttgtatttacattttctgttaaaaattcTAAACTATTGGTTGAATCTCCGCATTGATTTTACCTGAGCCTTAAAAATTAATCTTAGTGGCCAGAAACAActaattaatgtttaaactttgatgTATGTTGTTGGACATTGATACATGGCATCTATATTATGCCCTTTTGAACTAATTTATCAGGGGTTTCAAAAACTCATTTATGCAAGTTCATAACTTCTTTAATTGcacaatacaatttaaaaacatttgttcaCTTAAAATACACTGAAAATGAAAGTTTAACTATTTCATGGTGTATTATACCGTAGGTGCcaattaacaaatatattcattAACTGAAGTAACTGAAGTATAAATCTATGATGTGTTtcataatcattttttaattctgtagTATTTCTCAAATATTATCCTAGAACAGTAGAACATATTGTATAAAGGATGTCTTCTAATGTAATAAGAAGTGTAAATCTAAGTAGTTTCATTTTCATTCTTCTGCCtttcaatattaaatattaaaggaattcaatattaattattactggtaaaatttttacagaattatgttcAACTGAAACAATCTTTAAAATACATCCCTTCATAATTCATGTTGTATatgaaagaaataataaagacTGCTAAGCTCGCTCTCaagttttaaatgcaaatttataaattaaactaaatcaATTCTTGTTTACACAAGACGTCTTTATTGTGACCAGTAGACAGTTAATTTACATTGTGTTCCATTAACaaagtgtatttttttgttttttgcatAACCATAAGTTCAACATGTAGTTTATGTGATTTTTGAATAAAGGTACAGTGTTTTGAGTTTCTATAAGATCAGTTGAGGATGACCAAAGTTTAATCATGATGCggaataaatgtaaagttatatttttaaatcatcaTCACAATATAAATTGTGTGCATACGCTTCAAACAAGATGTAAGTATACAATTCATTTACTGTTAATAAAGTCAGCAGGCAAACATTATATGTGAGATTCTTGtaggtaaaaatacaaaataccaTCAAGCAGCTGTTGGTTCATTTACTCAAGAAGCACCAAGTGTGCTCAATCCATATCAATGTGATGGCTTGCTTAAATCATACCTACAAAGAAATATACCAAAAGAGGTAACttaaattcaaacatttattttaaagtcaattaaaatatgaatctACAAAAGCTAGTCTAGAAGGTTGTTTGTGGGAAACTCTAAACATAGCACCATTTGTTACAGATGGGTGTGATCTGACTTATTTTTCCTCATGCCGCATGGCTGTGTTAAACATAACACAGGTGCCCTATTTTACACACACCTGTAATTAAGTTTATCATGAACAGCATATTGTGAGACCATgttggttattgttttgttctttTCCACACAAACCTAAACAAACTatttgtgaccactgagttagtCTACTTTACACgtagtatattttaattaaacagcaTTTCCAACATATTTCTATGGACCTGCAAAATTTTGGTGAAACGATTAAAAACGAAATCACGGAGATGGGTCAAAAATGTGAAGCAAGTCCACCAACATTAAAGCAATATGATGCATGGGGAAACCGGATTAATCAGGTTGAAACCTGTAATGAATGGAACCAAATGAAAAATATCTCAGCCAGGGAAGGATTAATTGCTCATGGATACACACGTCAATTTGGTAAATACAGGTAATGATGTCACAACATGTGTGGGTATTCCTATTTGCGTTAAGCACATGTGCAGTTATGGTACCAAAACCAACAACttcaatatttattgtatatgtatatgtagcATGACTAATCAGACTtcctaaaatttatattttgacaatgttttaacatattttttgggaatttgtattttatcaatGAATCAATGAAATTCAAACGCTTCATTATATCTATTCATATAACTTATAGATATAAGGTTTCTCCTTTCTGATGAAAGTGGAATTATTATGGATTTTGTATAATGTGATTTATTCTGTTTAGCCGGATTTACCAGTTTGCAAagttgtttctattttctccaTGCTCTGGCATGTATGCTTGTCCTCTTGCAATGACAGATGGAGCTGCACTGGTTTTAGAAAGAGTTTTAAATTCATCTGAAGAAAAACACAGCATTTTGTTGAAAGCCTTTAagtaagaaacattttttcaaagtatttcgatttgttttttattaacaaaaaataaataaataaaaagcaaaacaaattgtattgGTTATGTACCTTAGTGATATTTCATGATAAAGTTTCCTgtgttaaacataatatacggAATTATAGGCTATTCTTCCCAGTTATTATTGATGTTATGGTAATTGTCTTATCACAACTGCTATACTAGAACATGTGCTTTTGAGGTATATTATTACGAATTAATACTCTTaacgttatttttaattagatGTTTAACAAGCCCAAACCCAGATACATTTTGGACATCTGGCCAATGGATGACAGAAAAAGCTGGTGGTTCAGATGTTGGTAAGCTTTGCTAGTGTAATGTGTAACTGAGTGTATGGATTTATACTTCGAATTTTGTTTGTACTGCTACCTATTAGATATCCTACTTCATGTTTTAGTGACATGCTTCAAAAAGGtaattatgttaaaatgaaaaataaataaataaaggttatcattacattataaacaattttatttacaaatccATTATcggtaatatttttattttgtgttttctaCAGCAAACGCAACAGACACATTCGCTTATAAACAAGATGATAAAACATACAAGTTGTTTGGATATAAGTGGTTTACATCAGCTACAGATGCCGATATGGCGTTAACTCTTGCTAGAGTTGTAGATAGGGAGTAAGTACcttgaatattattattttatgttttacagcAAATGTGGCAAGACTTTTGCTATTTGCCacatttttgttcattaaaattactatttatcatggcaaatattttttttgctacaTACCATTAGTAATTACTAACTAAAAGGTATGATGTATTACAATTTATCTCGTGAaataaacttttgttaaataatatttaaactaccaAGGTGTAGTGTATATTCTCTCAGTGCTTTGCTTTTATTGCTCATATACTTTGCAGTGGTAACTCTCTTTCTGGTACAAAGGGTTTGTCGCTGTTTTACCTCGAAACACGGGACGAAGACAAAAAGCTTCCATCTGGCTTAAATGGATTCCAAGTTGAAAGACTGAAGGATAAACTTGGTACAAGACAACTTCCAACTGGGGAACTTTTATTGGATGGAACTGTTGCACATATGGTGAGTTGAATGAGCATTTGTTAAAATCTTTATCTATGTGTTACATTTGTTCTAATGAAGtgatttggatttttttatggtttgttcaaaattcaaagttttaatttaacgtTATTCTGTTAAGGAAAAATGATATTATTTGATCTCTGTGTTGCTCTGGTGCCTCCCCGCCTAAGTTACcggttaaaaatgttgtttcacaacctcaactgttttttttgtttgttttctgaattatttaatttctttttgcTGCTACGTTGTTTATGCAGTTATATATGGGTATTATATTCCTAATCGTAAAAAATGGTGTTTGGCACAAGTGCACAACTTTTAACATATGACGTGTTGCTAGAGAGCAATATGTGACAGTCagtcaaaaacaaaaactttgttaaactaCATCTTGTTCCTGAAGGGTTAATTCTCTATAGTAAATAAACCTAAAGTAAGATTTACGTTATGTAcaatatttttcctttttttttctatcaCATCATGTCATCATCTGCATAACCCAAGGTtccttaaactttttttgacGCGACAATGTTATTTGTGAAGAAAATTAGTTTGTGCTTAAAACATGTCGCAGTAAGTGTTACATTAATAACTAAGATATATAGGCTAAAAAATACAttggaataaaaaatagaaagtcAAATTTCTTGTCATTAACACATGTTTATACCATATATTAtcgattttttattttcatttaggTTGGTGATCGCTCTAATGGCATTCGCTTGATTTCCGGTATGCTTACAGTTACAAGAATACACAA
The DNA window shown above is from Ciona intestinalis chromosome 3, KH, whole genome shotgun sequence and carries:
- the LOC100183254 gene encoding acyl-CoA dehydrogenase family member 11-like, which produces MMRNKCKVIFLNHHHNINCVHTLQTRCKNTKYHQAAVGSFTQEAPSVLNPYQCDGLLKSYLQRNIPKEHFQHISMDLQNFGETIKNEITEMGQKCEASPPTLKQYDAWGNRINQVETCNEWNQMKNISAREGLIAHGYTRQFGKYSRIYQFAKLFLFSPCSGMYACPLAMTDGAALVLERVLNSSEEKHSILLKAFKCLTSPNPDTFWTSGQWMTEKAGGSDVANATDTFAYKQDDKTYKLFGYKWFTSATDADMALTLARVVDRDGNSLSGTKGLSLFYLETRDEDKKLPSGLNGFQVERLKDKLGTRQLPTGELLLDGTVAHMVGDRSNGIRLISGMLTVTRIHNSVWSAASMRRLLLLSKDYATKRSAFGSLLNDHPLHMQTLARMEIESRAAFLVTFEVVRLLGLIEVKEGSEIDNDMLRLLTPLAKLYTAKQAIAVASEGLESFGGAGYLEDTGLPSFLRDAQVLSIWEGTTNVLSLDTLRAIAKSKGQVLNSFFQSVNIRLSSVTDSGNKNLKSSVAKTSIAAGDLRAFINQTSSTGHDSMFLAARDFSYSLFRIYAAVLMLEHASWCDASAGDVHAANMWCGQDLSPATTNLRSAAYTDKAKELNRELVYDSYPTL
- the LOC100180888 gene encoding uncharacterized protein LOC100180888, whose product is MANMNLIGQPSGDLTSTSGMTNDGPVRVPEGDLTTSSTSSTLILEERNRENASISNHAGPITSSTDLRNRRAGPQGTIVERPSIVPERPLHDMHINIVASQATKRLIQGMLQHINLEEFEKREVQEIRDRRQSCMELLKMWKRKGRNQRSVKDLMDLVISADETSEQFQTLARQVCESPP